In Chelonoidis abingdonii isolate Lonesome George chromosome 9, CheloAbing_2.0, whole genome shotgun sequence, the genomic window ATGCTGGAAAACCACTGTGCCCTCTCAGAATCCTATGCGTATCAGTGGGGCTTTTTATAGGCATAGGGATCTGTCCCAACAAATTGCGGGGTTGAGACCTAAACCTGTATACTTATCTTTGCAAACATTTACTCCTACTGgaaattaatgggactactcatgtaagtaaagttaagcacatactgaaGCCAGTTAGCAGGTTTGGGGCCAAAGTGTTTGCAAAATTGGAAAGTTTACAGCTTAAATTTACAAGTTTGCATGTTTATAACTTTACCCACATGAGTAAAGTGGGTGAGACAACTCGTCTGAGTAAAATTGTGCATGTTTGCATGGTCAAGGCCCGAGTCTTCGAGTTCTTTAAGTCAAGGATCACCTTTTAATCTAATGTCTATATAGCACCTAGCATAGAGGAATCTGGCTCCTGATAGGAGCctcagggttttatttttttttaaactcttttggGATTAATTTGATCTGATCTAGTTGATTTCTGCTGTGATAACTAATAACAAATATGTGTTAGTTCAATAGGATGACCACCATTACTTTTTTAGAAATTAGTCTATTTATAGTACATCAGatacaatgtatttttctttagCAGATACAGCATATGGTCTGTTTAAAGTAAAGATGTCTTTAAATCCATCTACATTTTTGAACCAAGAAAGGaatcagaaattaaaaagaaattttgaatGTTTGAAAAATTCACAACGACAGACTACTTCATCACTTCAAGATAACCCACTTCAGAATTTACAGTTAGCATCCTGGGAAGTTCTTGAAAAGGCCCAAAAAAGTGGGAGATCAAAGTGCCCAAGATGCGGTAGTTCAAGGATGTTTTATTGTTATTCATGTTATGTTCCAGTTGAAACTGTGCCTACCAAAGAAATTCCAGTTGTGAAGGTTAGTGAAACATAACATGTTTATTGTGCCTATTATTTtttagtggtgtgtgtgtgaatacattgccaatgtttgctttttctagGTCATCTTTAACACAATGGTCATGATAGATGAATAAATTATGATAAAGGAGGGTTAGCAGTCTGGTTTAAGGAACCAGATGTAAGAAAATTGATAGTTAAGGTTtcagttctgaaaatatttatgCATATGCTCAACTTTACATATAcaaggagtcccactgaagtcaatgggactcctcatgtgtaaagttatgaaatTGAGCAATTCGGATTAGGGCTAACTCTTTAAACTCTTTCTTAACCCATTCTCACCAGGGTTCTCCAAATTGTAAGTACCAGTGGCTTAAGCATTTTGAAGTCAAGATGAGATTGTTTGCTAAAAGATacactcaaggaattattttagggaagttctagggcttatgttatacaggaggtcagactagaccagggtaggctatggcatgtgtgctgaaggcagcacacaagctgattttcagtggcactcacgctgcctgggtcctggccacctgtccagggggctctgtgtttttaatattaattttaaatgaagcttcttaaacattttaaaaaccttttttactttacatacaacaatagtttagttatatattacattttaacgtttttagaaggtctctttctataagtctgtattACTGGcaggtgaaaccttaaattagagtgaataaatgaagactcagcacatcatgtctgaaaggttgctgacccctggagtaGACAATCACAATGGCcacttctggcctgggaatctatgagtctatagtgGGGAGGTTGTATAAACAAATGCTATGGAGCTGCACCCATTTAAACCAGGGCTGAATATGACCCAAAATGTgaacttaaaaaataataaagaatgctcATAGTTGTTAGTTAAGTCAGTTAATTTTCTAAAAATGTTGTTTTCCAGCTGAGATAGTGAATAAAGCTTTTAGAAGTGCCAAGGTTCCATTTACAAAAGTCACTTTGGCACTTAAGTGCCAAGGGCCTATTGCAAATTGGACTTTGGCTCATAAGTCAGTTAGGTGCttgtgaaaattttacccatttgTGCTTTACCCTGTTCTTGAAATCAAAGAGTTTTTttgcattaatttcaatgggttgAATATCTAATACAAATAGGTGTTCAGGATTAGAAGCATAAGGCTTCTTAATTTAAATGCATAACTTCTTTTGTCTCttatcaattttaattttgtCATTAATAACAAAAGTATCAATATAGCCTTCACTTTAGCAACAGAGTGTCAAGTGTGTACATATAATAGCTAAATTGCTTATTATTAAAAGCAGTGAGTGTTATTTCCTATGTATTTTACTCTGATTGTTTTCATTCTCTATTTTGCATTAAACAACCAAGTTGAAATTAGGAACttccatatttttatatatatgaatcaaaacatttttaggaaactttatatgaattttaaaaagtttctgtcTGGGGATTTCCTAGACATATGCCCAAATTTTTTTATAAGTCTGCTATTTTTTGTTGTAGCTTCCCTTGAAGATTGATGTAATTAAACACCCAAATGAAACTGACGGCAAAAGCACTGCTGTCCATGCTAAACTCCTAGCACCTGAAGATGTGACCATTTATACATATCCTTGCATTCCGGACTATGAAGAAAAAAGACATGAAGTAAGAGATTCTTTAACagggctgtgtgctggggaaaTGTTCATGTGCCTTCATCTCCCAACTCCTCTTTTCAGGGGGAGTGCAGATCCAACTACTCTGCCACTATTCCTCCATGAATCCATTCCACTCCACCCAGATCACATCTCTGCTGTGCATAGGGATGTGAACATTCTGCCAGACTCATGGAAATTTGCCTCCAAATGCAGCCTACACACACAGATTCTGTTGTGTCCATGATCCTCTGCACctacagaggagagagaggatttGGTTCATTGTGCTTTGTAGTGAGTATTTTACTTACTGCGTAGAGCAGAAGTGTCAAACACCAAACCCACTGGCTGTATTGCCCTGCCTGATGGAGTTATGTGGCCTGCTTGACATATTCAActtctgcagaatctaagcttttattttgtaaaaagtcATTGCAGGGAAAACCTACCAAATGTAATTGATACATATTGTCTTCTTGAGtcagcccagagcctgaaataATGACTGTGAGGAATGAGCTCCTAGTCCTCAATTAATTTCACTGCAGCGAGAATTCTGAAACCCAACATTTGTAACGTCAGCATTAACAAATGGGGAAGTAAATGAAGTTCATGGGTGTGGGAACTGGTATTTTGCTTCAGGGAAGGAAATGTCAAGGAAAGaacagggaagagggagagaaacagaggaaggaggatgggaaagactgggtggggggagaaaaaatACTGCTGATCCTAAAAATGGTCATAATTTCCCATTAGGATGCTGAATGTAATAAGGAGGTTTAATTGTTCCATATAGGCCATATTGTTTTGTGTGACATACCATTGACATCTGTGGGAGTTCTGCTGTAGAttagaggtcagactagatgatctaatcaTCACTCTGGCCTTAACATTTATGAATTAACTGAGGGTAACAAATAGTCCTACATTTATACTCTGGCCCATAGttcataattaaaaatggaatttggccATCTTCACAATACAAGATTGCACCCCATCATAGAGAAATAAGTTAGTGTAAACATCTGCATAGTACCTTCTTGCACAGAAAGTATTGGCTTGGTACGATAACATTGTTTAACGTGTGTGGAAGTAGTATACTTGTAGGCTTGGCAGATGTcaattttttaacaaataattttgatggatatctttaaacattttattattattgatttacCTTTTCACAGTTGCATGACATTTTgggttttaagcaatttgtcaaTTTTATGTTTTCAGTTGCAGGAAACTGAGTacatcagacaataattatttaatgacagcctgtaatatgttctcaagcagcatttttctatttttgcctatctgtaaatttcagttattgtgGGTGAAATTACAGTTGACTAACATTTACTGTTAAAAAGCTAATCCTTTCAAGCCTGTACATATTTAATGACACCCCTGCAAATACTAATTTAAACAAATCCCTTGCCttaatttagtttttcttttacCCTGTCTCTCTGCTTACCCTTTGGAGcatttgaaatacattttcaaagagaAGTTCACTTTCGTGGTGTATGGatttaaatggttttattttatttgtgtgtgtggattgCTGTAAGGAATAagtagtttctttttaaatagaaaagttcTTGAAACTTTAACATAATTTTCTATCAGAATGGCACTCGGATCGctgtatttgttttcattttagattGCACTTATCTTTCCTGGTCCTAACTCAATTTCGGTAAAAGATATTATTCTCCATCTggaaaaaaatgttgagaaaaatGTTAGTTGTGGCAACAATGATGATTCTTCATCAGAGCCATTTCTCAAGAAggcaaaaatagaaacaaaagaaGATCGAAACCTAAGTGAATACAAATCAAACAGCAGGAGTGAAGATGCTGTACTGAAGAGAGTAATATTTATTGATAGTACTTGGAACCAAACCAACAAAATAATCACCGATGAGCGACTTCAaggtaaataagtaaataaataaaaggggatGTTACAGCTGCAGTAAAGTGGCTAAATGAAATATACGTATTTCTTTCCTAAATGCAAAAGACCTGATTGCATCCCATAGTGATGAGCAGGGTCGAAATACATACATGAAAATAGATCTGAACATACATCAGGGGTTCAGTTATATgacttaaaatttgttttgttttttttccattttgtcaaatATCTGaacatgttgttgttgttgttgttgttgttgtacacACAGAACCTAGTTCTTCCTGACAGTATCGATAATGCCATCAGTGGAAAACTTAATACAAGTATTGCTGCTTTTATTATGAATTAGCACAATGTACCTGTAGTTCTGCACAGCCTTCATTGTGTTATATTGATTAGAAGGATGACATATTTAAGCATTCCACAGAGAATTAAAATGTGTAACACCAATTTGGCAGTTTTATACTGTGCTatgtagggcccaatcctgctcccattgaaatcagtggcagtttgAAAACTGACTTCACGAGAGCAAGAGCAAACCCTTAGGTTGGAAGACACATTTCCTTCATTTCTACTCTGTGTATTAGCTGGCAAGTGTATTAGCAAGTATGTATTTCTCAACTTAATTTCTACCAGCCTATGGAGTGGGCATCACAGATTTCCTGCATGGAAGgtagctcatttaaaaaaatactgcataTGAGCATAATTTATTAACCAATAAAAATCCTATTACCAAATATATTAACATAAAAATTCTGTTTATGAAATAAATTGATATACACTGCAGTGATGTATTGCTTTATTGCACGATGTAAATGTgaactgattttaaatttaaGGTACTTAAAAATCTTGTTCACAAAGGATGAAATTCAGGGAACCAACATGTAGCTAAGGGACTTGGGATTTATATGGGTGTCTTGCTCATGACTAAGGAAAGAAaatctcccccgccccttcccttcACAAGACCGTCATCGGACTGCGACATATCCCTTCCTTGTACCTATTTCAGCCTATGGGACAGAATAGTAGCTTCTGCCTTCTAATCACTGTGGACATCACCAGTCCGTCTGTTGCTCGTGCCTATAACCATCATGCACATCTTTGACTTGCACCTTTCTCTAGGTCCTCAAATCAAGGCTAAACCTAAATCTTTCAGAATCTTTtggcataacatctctaagatacgaCGATtcttatccatccacacagctaaaactctcctCCAAGCTCTTGTCATCTTGATTACTGTAACAttcttttctctggccttgacaaatgcaatcttacCACACTTACGTCCATTTAGAATACTGCTGCAAAGATCACTTTCCTAGCCCATCACTTTGACCACATTACCcctctctttgaatccctccactgaGTCCTCATTCTATATTGCATCAAATACAAGATGCTTGTATTTACTTTCCAGGCACTTCACAGTTCATCCCCACCTACCTATCACCTCTCATTTGCCAGTGAGCTGTCTATGCTTGCCTCCAGTTGGCCCATGATGCCAgtctccatcacccacttgttaaattttcaaataaacaCCTTTTTGTagtttctcccatgctgccccacatGCTTGGAGGAAGCTCCTTGTAAACGTCCACAGACTTACCTTGTTTCCATCTTCAAATTaatcctcaaaactctccttttccaTGATGCCGACAAACAGCTCAAAAACTGTTATGCGACTGGTGGACAGAGATCACTGTCTGGcttgctgaccaatactgtcttgTTGTTCACTTgaactcccccatctgtctgtgtcCATTGTCTTGTGTTATACTTACAGTATAAGCCCCTTAGGGCAGAGATGatcttgttctgtttgtacagtgatCACCGTAATGGGCTCCTGGTCCATGACGAGAGCTCCTATGaactatagtaatacaaataataataatgtaaggATTTCATGTACTTAAGTGTTGACCCAGCGGACCCTTCCCCAGGTTATATAACCCCAAATTCTCTACTCCACACCACCATTCCAATTCTAGTCTAGTCAAGATCTTATACCATCCTTGTCACCAAAGTACCTGAGTGCCTTCCAATAGTccattaagtgatgtgactaatATGTGTTGGATGTGGTttgttctctcttctcctctccctagGAGCAGAGCTGTCTCTGCAAGttagtgttttgggttttttaatatgtatacactatgtgtttatattAGCGAAAGTAAGTCGAAGAAGTGTGCCTGCACTTGAAGCAGAAGGTGGTGAAATTTGTTCTGGTCCTCAGTTCCTGTGGGAGTTCCTTCCATAGTCTGAGGTGGTTCTTGACAAAGCTTTGTCTCCTACACAAATGAGCTTTGCTGTTGTGATAGAAAATTCCATGGTGTCTGAGGAGTAGAGTGGTTGACCAGAGTTTTCATTCAGGAACAGCATCTTGAAATTAAGGACTGAGACCATGAATTTGAATTGACATTCTATGGGAAGCTAATgtagagaacaacagacagattTGATAACCCCCGTCTTGTTCAGGTTCAGTTTCAACTAACTCTTCTTTCATCTTGGTTGTGGTGGTGGTACAGTTGTACATGGTGAGGGATAAGTAGAGCTGTGTATCATCCCCATATTGTTGGCATTTGAGTCCATGTCATCTTACCAGTTCATCTAGTGCCTACATAGAGACAaagccgcccagaggattcagggggtctggggtctttggtggctgggggcccctgccgccaaattgctgccaaagacccggcacttcagtggcgatcctggggcggaaggaccccccaccactgaagacccggagcggaagaaggaccccgctccaggggccctgaaaaattctcaggggggcccctgcggggcctggggcaaattgccccacgtgctacccaccccccccccccatctgggcGGCTTTGCATATAGATGACTAAAAGGACCAAAAAGTGAATTGTATTTTATGCAGAGCCATCATGGAACCAAATGCCTTTATTAGCAGAGGGTGCAGAGACTCCTTTTGTGTCCATGCCATTGATGTCTCCCTTTCTTCCCTCCATTATACCTCAAATAGGACTAGCTGAGTATGTACTGCTTTGAAGGCATGAATTTCACCCCCACTTCCTACAATATGGATTTATTAGAAGTTCTTTTGTGGATTGGTTGTATAATTTTTCTCACAGGAAAATTGATGGCATTCACATCTGTCTGTGTATGCCTCAAGAGCGCACATCAGAGTTACCCAATCTTCTGTCATTCTTCTGTTTCCAAAAAACAAGTTACTACAGTATTTGTTCAAATAGataaacttaaaagaaatacTGGAGAGAACCTTTAATGAAGTGTGCCAcgaaaatgtaaaataaagtcTATGTTTTGTAAGCCTGCATTTATATATTTCAGTAATTCTAGCTAATTGCGCTTACAAGTGAGAGCAATATGAGACATCAGTTAGCCTCAGAAACAGACAACCTAGGAGACTTGGACAAAATTAAGTATGTCTAAATCTTATTAGGAAAGTGGTGTAATATATCTttagaaaaccaaaccaaacccaattGCATTACAGACAGGAAATATTTGAAAGTTGCTCATGCTTGATTACTTCATTTAGAAATCAATGATCACTGGATCTGAAAAGTGAACTGTTACATTCAGTATTAATGATTACTTTCTCGGAGGTAATGCAGCATATTGGCAGCATTAGTATGGCTGTTAAAGTAGAGGATTGCTTAGGTACTTTTTCTGTGGCCTTAGTCAAATCTCTTTTATTAATTTACATATTCTCTTGTGCAAATATATGCCATGCATCAGCTTCAGTTTTTAAAGCATCTATGTTCCCTTCTACTCCTGCAAGTAAATGATAGCCTGTAACTGCACGTGGAGGCTAGTGGAATGTGGAAGGAACTGTCCCTGTGGCATGTTGCCCCTTTATCCCATCCTCTGGAGctgtggtgggcaacctgcagcccacacacaggcatggccacctgcagctcccagtggctacagacatggccaatgggagctgtgagaagcagCAACCAGCACGTCCCCATGGctcacgccgcttcccgcagctcccgttggccgggaatggcgaactgcagccactgggcgctgcaggtggccatgcctgcagacggtcactgtaaacactgtcttgtggccctccagcagattaccctgatgggctgtaggttgcccaccactactCGGGACACATTTTTGTGAGGAGGGTGCAGGTCTGCAAAGATTTCCTGCCCCTATTtctccccccctcaaaaaaaccccCAAGAGATGGGGGAACAACTTCATAAACTCCTATAGACGCTGCCTACAGTAATGTAcagatctttttcttttatgattTGGACACCAAGTGTGATTCAAGAGAAAACAGTTGGTAGGAGAACCCTAGCAACACAGAGGCAAGGGACAAATATGTGGCTTCCCTTAGCTTTTGCTAAACTCCCCAAGATCCAGAGAGAGGTTGAGAATCTGCAGATTTAGAGAGGGTGCTGAACCCCTTGCCACTTCCACATGAGGGGCAACTAATTCAAGAACTGTAAGGAAATTCCAGTGAGCTGAAACTAGTGGAGCTCTGAATCCCCTAcacaataataacaacaacaattgaggctcaggtgatcttcagtgggattctgcttgttcctagagaagggcaacaaaggtgtgacaagattatgatgatcaacagatggctcaggcagtggtgctatgaGGAGGGCTTTGGGATCTATGGCCACtaggaggcattcatggacagaggattgttttcttgggatggacttctcctgaggaggaagggaaatagacttctaagatggaggctggcacaactgattaagacagctttaaactaggaatttgggggaggtGTCCAGGTAATctagggaagaaaatgaagtaagaaaggatacagccgtgggtaggagaatggacataaggaggaaggataGTGTAGCTACTAGTCTAATATGTGATACTGGCGGTAGAATGTCAGGGACCAATCGGATAAAGAATGTGagcgaagccaaacagcaaaaattaaaatgtttgtgcaCCAgtgtgaggagcctaggtaacaaaatggaggaactagagttactggtgcaggaagtgaaaccagatattataaggacaacagaaacctggtggaatagtagtcatgactgaaGTACAGGCACTGaaaggtatgtgctgtttaggaaagatagaaataaaggcaaaggtggtggagtagcattgtatatcaatgatgaggtagactgtaaagaaataagtgatGGATAAGACAGGGTCCCTCTGggaaaaaatcacattggggaagaaagctactagagcttcccctgggatagtgcttgggggcTACAGACCACcggggatctgatttggatatggatagagacctctttaatgtttttaatgaagtaaatactaatgggaattgtgtgatcatgggagactttaacttcccagatatagactggaggacaagtgctagtaataataataataggctcagattttcctagatgcgatagctgatggattccttcaccaagtagttgctgaaccaacaagaggggatgccattttagatttggttttggtgagtagtgaggacctcatagaa contains:
- the DTWD1 gene encoding tRNA-uridine aminocarboxypropyltransferase 1, coding for MSLNPSTFLNQERNQKLKRNFECLKNSQRQTTSSLQDNPLQNLQLASWEVLEKAQKSGRSKCPRCGSSRMFYCYSCYVPVETVPTKEIPVVKLPLKIDVIKHPNETDGKSTAVHAKLLAPEDVTIYTYPCIPDYEEKRHEIALIFPGPNSISVKDIILHLEKNVEKNVSCGNNDDSSSEPFLKKAKIETKEDRNLSEYKSNSRSEDAVLKRVIFIDSTWNQTNKIITDERLQGLLQIELKTRKTCFWRQQKGKPDTYLSTIEAIYYFLVDYHQEVLKESYKGHYDNLLFFFSFMYTLIKNAKNSAGKE